Proteins encoded by one window of Erwinia pyrifoliae DSM 12163:
- the qseG gene encoding two-component system QseEF-associated lipoprotein QseG yields the protein MQLARFIVVLQRRRCGRSLTSALLALILTACCQNLPQKAVKGADSSLSEPENSLADFRLVNCERIWSWADGPALENPLYWQRAIDCAVRLSPADARAEAKGWPADNWQNAFRQAVLLSNGNVTSVERRHYLQRLDNYGADYPAAVRPLLMLWREGQGALLQLSAERTRYAFLQQKSDAELDALRQQQTELRKDLASTRRKLDRLTDIERQLSSRRTPEAAENSGQDDGTAGKRATDEANP from the coding sequence ATGCAGCTAGCCCGTTTTATTGTCGTATTGCAGCGCAGACGTTGTGGCCGATCCCTCACCAGCGCATTGCTGGCGTTGATCCTGACGGCCTGCTGTCAGAATCTGCCGCAGAAAGCGGTAAAAGGGGCGGACAGTAGCCTGAGTGAACCTGAAAACAGCCTTGCCGATTTCCGGCTGGTAAACTGTGAGCGCATCTGGTCCTGGGCCGACGGCCCCGCGCTGGAAAACCCGCTTTACTGGCAGCGAGCCATTGACTGTGCTGTTCGTCTGTCGCCTGCTGATGCCCGCGCTGAAGCGAAAGGCTGGCCGGCGGATAACTGGCAAAATGCGTTCAGACAGGCAGTACTGCTCAGTAATGGCAATGTCACTTCTGTTGAACGGCGTCATTATCTGCAGCGGCTGGATAATTACGGCGCTGATTACCCGGCGGCAGTGCGCCCGCTGCTGATGCTGTGGCGTGAAGGGCAGGGCGCGCTGTTGCAATTATCTGCCGAGCGCACGCGATATGCCTTTTTGCAGCAGAAAAGTGACGCCGAACTGGACGCTCTGCGCCAGCAGCAAACGGAACTACGCAAAGACCTGGCCAGCACGCGGCGCAAACTGGACAGGCTGACCGATATTGAACGCCAGCTCTCTTCACGCCGCACGCCGGAGGCGGCCGAGAACAGTGGGCAAGACGATGGCACAGCGGGCAAGCGCGCAACGGATGAGGCAAACCCATGA
- a CDS encoding sensor histidine kinase, whose translation MKRWRLFPRSLRQLVLMAFLLVLLPLLVLAWQAWESLSALSKRAADTNRTTLTDVRRSEAMARTALELERSYRQYCVLDDPMLARLYQTQHGRYSQMLDAHAAVLPDMRTDQILRQALSQLGHMHCENSAPLRTATEWLEVFSDANSQLVRSTREVAFARGLQLQREIAERGQYFGWQALILFLLSLGLVLLFTRMIIGPVKAVERMINRLGEGKPLDQNLAFKGPREIRSLGQRILWLSERLAWLESQRHEFLRHISHEFKTPLASLREGTELLADQVAGPLTADQREVVSILDDSSRHLQRLIEQLLDYNRKLADAPPELEDVPLQPLIATLVSSHSLTARAKRVHTRIDLQVSSCRAEPTLLLRAIDNLYSNALHYGAESGQISIRSRQQGCVVLIEVANTGTAIPLAERAMIFEPFFQGDLQRKGAIKGSGLGLSIAKDCVRQLQGDLQLIESVDADVCFRIELHAIAGKGESCS comes from the coding sequence GTGAAGAGATGGCGTCTGTTTCCACGTTCGCTGCGCCAGCTGGTGCTGATGGCGTTTTTACTGGTGCTGTTACCGTTACTGGTGCTGGCCTGGCAGGCGTGGGAGAGCCTGTCGGCGCTCAGTAAGCGTGCGGCAGACACCAACCGCACCACGCTGACCGACGTGCGCAGAAGTGAAGCCATGGCGCGCACGGCGCTGGAGCTGGAGCGCAGCTATCGCCAGTACTGCGTGCTGGATGACCCGATGCTGGCGCGCCTGTATCAGACTCAGCACGGCCGCTATTCACAAATGCTGGATGCGCATGCCGCAGTGCTGCCGGATATGCGCACTGATCAAATTCTGCGGCAAGCCCTCAGCCAGCTCGGCCACATGCACTGTGAAAACAGCGCCCCGTTGCGCACGGCGACAGAATGGCTGGAAGTGTTTTCTGATGCCAATAGTCAGCTGGTTCGTTCAACGCGTGAAGTGGCGTTTGCGCGCGGTCTGCAATTGCAGCGGGAAATCGCCGAGCGCGGCCAGTATTTCGGTTGGCAGGCGCTGATCCTGTTTCTGCTCAGCCTGGGGCTGGTGCTGCTGTTTACCCGCATGATTATCGGCCCGGTCAAAGCGGTAGAGCGCATGATCAACCGACTGGGTGAGGGCAAGCCGCTGGATCAGAACCTGGCGTTTAAAGGGCCGCGCGAGATCCGCTCGCTGGGACAGCGTATTCTCTGGCTTAGCGAGCGTCTTGCCTGGCTGGAATCTCAGCGCCACGAATTTTTGCGTCATATCTCTCATGAGTTTAAAACCCCGCTGGCGAGTCTGCGCGAAGGTACCGAACTGCTGGCCGACCAGGTGGCAGGCCCGTTGACCGCCGACCAGCGCGAAGTGGTCAGCATTCTTGATGACAGCAGCCGTCATCTGCAACGTCTGATCGAACAGCTGCTGGATTACAACCGTAAACTGGCGGATGCCCCGCCGGAGCTGGAGGATGTCCCGCTTCAGCCGCTGATCGCTACGCTGGTTTCCTCCCACAGTCTTACGGCACGCGCTAAGCGGGTTCACACCCGTATCGATTTACAGGTGAGCAGCTGCCGCGCTGAACCGACTTTGTTGCTACGGGCAATCGATAATCTCTACTCCAATGCGCTACACTACGGTGCAGAATCAGGACAAATATCGATACGCAGTCGGCAGCAGGGCTGCGTGGTGCTGATTGAGGTGGCAAATACCGGTACTGCGATCCCCCTCGCGGAAAGGGCGATGATATTTGAACCCTTTTTTCAGGGGGATCTGCAACGTAAAGGCGCGATAAAAGGCAGTGGTCTGGGACTCAGTATTGCCAAAGACTGCGTGCGCCAGCTGCAGGGGGATTTGCAACTGATCGAAAGCGTTGACGCTGATGTTTGCTTCCGCATTGAATTACATGCCATCGCCGGAAAAGGAGAATCATGCAGCTAG
- the purL gene encoding phosphoribosylformylglycinamidine synthase: MMEILRGSPALSAFRINKLLTRFQDAHLPVSDIYAEYVHFADVSAPLSADDKSRLQRLLKYGPSLAEHTPEGRLLLVTPRPGTLSPWSSKATDIAHNCSLPQVIRLERGMAFYIKAPQLTEAQWGQLAALLHDRMMETVFSEFQQAEALFAHHQPAPLQSVDVLGEGRNALVQANIKLGLALADDEIDYLLAAFEKLGRNPNDIELYMFAQANSEHCRHKIFNADWLIDGEQQPKSLFKMIKNTFEQTPDHVLSAYKDNAAVMEGSKVGRFYADPQGRYDFHQEDAHILMKVETHNHPTAISPWPGAATGSGGEIRDEGATGRGAKPKAGLVGFSVSNLRIPGFEQPWEEDFGKPDRIVTALDIMTEGPLGGAAFNNEFGRPALNGYFRTYEERVNSHNGSELRGYHKPIMLAGGIGNIRADHVQKGEISVGAKLIVLGGPAMNIGLGGGAASSMASGQSDADLDFASVQRDNPEMERRCQEVIDRCWQLGEDNPILFIHDVGAGGLSNAMPELVSDGERGGRFNLRDILNDEPGMSPLEVWCNESQERYVLAVAPASLALFDALCKRERAPYAVIGEATEEMHLSLTDSHFDNTPIDMPLDVLLGKTPKMTRDVTSLQVKGEALVRDGISLVDAVHRVLHLPAVAEKTFLITIGDRSVGGMVARDQMVGPWQVPVANCAVTTASLDSYHGEAMALGERTPVALLDFAASGRLAVGEALTNIAATQIGPLTRIKLSANWMAAAGHPGEDAGLYAAVKAVGEELCPALGITIPVGKDSMSMKTRWQQGSEQREMTSPLSLVITAFARVEDVRKTVTPQLQTGDNALLLIDLGNGVNALGATALSQVYRQLGDKPADVRDAQQLAGFYHAIQALVAGGKLLAYHDRSDGGLLVTLAEMAFTGHCGIEADIATLGNDSLAALFNEELGAVIQVAAADLADVKALLAAHGLGDCVHLLGRAVSGDRFTLSSGDSAIYSESRTTLRTWWAETTWQMQRLRDNPACADQEHEAKKDDRDPGLNVALTFKPQEDIAAPFIATGVRPQVAVLREQGVNSQVEMAAAFHRAGFDAVDVHMSDLLAGRRGLSDVQALVACGGFSYGDVLGAGEGWAKSILFNERVRDEFETFFHRPQTLALGVCNGCQMMSNLRELIPGSEAWPRFVRNQSERFEGRFSLVEVAASPSLLLDGMVGSRMPIAVAHGEGFVEVRNEAHLARLENKGLVALRFVDNLGNVTQQYPANPNGSPNGITAVTNESGRVTIMMPHPERVFRTVSHSWHPAEWGEDSPWMRIFRNARKQLG; encoded by the coding sequence ATGATGGAAATTCTGCGTGGTTCGCCCGCTCTGTCGGCATTTCGTATTAACAAACTGCTGACCCGCTTTCAGGACGCTCACCTGCCGGTGAGTGATATTTACGCCGAGTACGTCCATTTTGCCGATGTCAGCGCACCGCTCAGTGCCGATGACAAATCACGCCTGCAGCGCCTGCTGAAATACGGTCCCTCTCTCGCGGAACATACTCCGGAAGGCCGTCTGCTGCTGGTGACGCCACGTCCCGGCACCCTCTCGCCCTGGTCTTCAAAAGCGACGGATATCGCTCATAACTGCTCGCTGCCGCAGGTCATTCGCCTGGAGCGCGGCATGGCCTTCTATATTAAGGCCCCGCAGTTAACCGAAGCGCAGTGGGGGCAGCTGGCTGCACTGCTGCATGACCGCATGATGGAAACCGTGTTTAGCGAATTTCAGCAGGCCGAAGCGCTGTTTGCCCATCATCAGCCCGCACCGCTGCAAAGCGTCGATGTGCTGGGCGAAGGCCGCAATGCGCTGGTCCAGGCCAATATTAAACTGGGCCTGGCACTGGCGGACGACGAAATCGACTACCTGCTGGCGGCGTTTGAAAAATTGGGGCGCAACCCGAACGATATTGAACTGTATATGTTTGCTCAGGCCAACTCTGAGCACTGCCGCCATAAAATCTTCAATGCTGACTGGCTGATTGATGGTGAGCAGCAGCCTAAATCGTTGTTTAAGATGATCAAGAACACCTTTGAGCAAACTCCGGATCATGTGCTGTCAGCCTATAAAGACAACGCGGCGGTCATGGAAGGCTCAAAGGTGGGGCGTTTCTACGCCGATCCGCAGGGGCGCTACGACTTCCATCAGGAAGATGCGCACATTCTGATGAAGGTGGAAACGCACAACCACCCGACAGCTATCTCGCCGTGGCCGGGGGCGGCGACCGGTTCCGGTGGTGAAATTCGTGACGAGGGCGCCACCGGGCGCGGCGCAAAACCGAAAGCAGGTCTGGTCGGCTTCTCGGTATCTAACCTGCGTATTCCGGGCTTTGAGCAGCCGTGGGAAGAGGATTTCGGCAAGCCTGATCGCATCGTCACCGCGCTGGACATCATGACCGAAGGGCCTTTGGGCGGTGCGGCCTTTAACAACGAATTTGGTCGCCCGGCGCTGAACGGCTACTTCCGGACCTATGAAGAGCGCGTTAACAGCCACAATGGCAGCGAGCTACGCGGCTACCACAAGCCGATTATGCTGGCGGGTGGTATCGGTAATATCCGTGCAGACCATGTGCAGAAAGGCGAAATCAGCGTCGGCGCTAAGCTTATCGTGCTGGGTGGCCCGGCAATGAATATTGGCCTCGGCGGCGGTGCGGCTTCGTCAATGGCCTCCGGCCAGTCTGATGCGGACCTCGATTTTGCATCGGTACAGCGTGACAACCCGGAAATGGAGCGGCGCTGCCAGGAAGTGATCGACCGTTGCTGGCAGCTGGGGGAAGATAACCCGATTCTGTTTATTCACGATGTTGGCGCTGGCGGTCTGTCCAACGCCATGCCGGAGCTGGTGAGCGACGGTGAGCGCGGCGGCCGGTTTAATCTGCGCGATATTCTCAATGATGAACCGGGCATGAGCCCGCTGGAAGTGTGGTGCAACGAGTCGCAGGAGCGCTACGTGCTGGCTGTTGCCCCGGCAAGCCTGGCGCTGTTTGATGCCTTGTGCAAGCGCGAGCGCGCGCCCTATGCGGTGATTGGCGAGGCGACGGAAGAGATGCACCTGTCGCTGACTGACAGCCATTTCGACAATACGCCTATCGATATGCCGCTGGACGTGCTGTTAGGCAAAACGCCGAAAATGACCCGTGACGTCACCAGCCTGCAGGTGAAAGGCGAGGCGCTGGTGCGCGATGGCATTTCGCTTGTGGACGCGGTACATCGCGTGCTGCATCTGCCTGCCGTGGCGGAGAAAACCTTCCTTATTACCATCGGTGACCGTTCGGTTGGCGGCATGGTTGCCCGTGACCAGATGGTCGGGCCGTGGCAGGTTCCCGTGGCCAACTGTGCAGTGACCACCGCCAGCCTCGACAGCTACCACGGCGAAGCGATGGCGCTGGGCGAGCGCACGCCGGTGGCGCTGCTGGACTTTGCCGCTTCCGGTCGCCTGGCGGTCGGTGAAGCGCTCACCAATATTGCCGCCACGCAGATCGGCCCACTGACGCGCATCAAACTGTCGGCAAACTGGATGGCGGCAGCCGGTCACCCGGGTGAGGACGCCGGCCTGTATGCCGCGGTCAAAGCGGTGGGTGAAGAGCTGTGCCCGGCGCTGGGCATCACCATCCCGGTGGGCAAAGACTCCATGTCGATGAAAACCCGCTGGCAGCAGGGTAGCGAACAGCGCGAGATGACCTCGCCGCTGTCGCTGGTGATCACCGCATTTGCCCGCGTGGAGGACGTGCGTAAAACCGTGACGCCGCAGTTGCAGACCGGCGATAACGCGCTGTTGCTGATTGACCTCGGTAACGGCGTAAATGCGCTGGGTGCCACGGCGCTGTCACAGGTTTACCGCCAGCTGGGCGATAAGCCTGCCGACGTGCGGGATGCGCAGCAGCTGGCCGGTTTCTATCATGCGATTCAGGCGCTGGTTGCCGGGGGCAAACTGCTGGCCTATCACGACCGTTCAGACGGCGGGCTGCTGGTAACGCTGGCCGAGATGGCCTTTACCGGCCACTGCGGTATTGAGGCCGACATTGCCACGCTGGGCAACGACAGCCTGGCCGCTCTGTTCAATGAAGAACTGGGCGCGGTGATTCAGGTGGCCGCCGCTGACCTGGCGGACGTTAAAGCGCTGCTGGCGGCCCACGGCCTTGGCGACTGCGTGCATCTGCTGGGCAGGGCGGTCAGCGGTGACCGCTTCACCCTCTCCAGCGGTGATTCAGCGATCTACAGCGAAAGCCGTACCACTCTGCGTACCTGGTGGGCAGAAACCACCTGGCAGATGCAGCGTCTGCGCGACAACCCGGCCTGTGCCGATCAGGAGCATGAGGCGAAGAAAGACGATCGCGATCCGGGTCTTAACGTTGCGCTGACCTTTAAGCCACAGGAAGATATCGCCGCACCATTCATTGCAACCGGCGTCCGTCCGCAAGTGGCGGTGCTGCGTGAGCAGGGGGTTAACTCCCAGGTTGAGATGGCTGCCGCCTTCCACCGTGCCGGATTTGACGCGGTTGACGTGCACATGAGCGACCTGCTTGCCGGGCGTCGTGGACTGAGCGACGTCCAGGCGCTGGTCGCCTGTGGTGGCTTCTCCTACGGCGACGTACTGGGTGCCGGCGAAGGTTGGGCGAAGTCAATTTTGTTCAATGAGCGCGTGCGTGACGAGTTTGAAACCTTCTTCCATCGGCCACAGACGCTGGCGCTTGGCGTATGTAACGGTTGCCAGATGATGTCTAATCTGCGCGAGCTGATCCCTGGCAGCGAAGCGTGGCCACGCTTTGTGCGCAACCAGTCAGAGCGCTTTGAAGGGCGCTTCAGCCTGGTGGAAGTGGCGGCCAGCCCGTCACTGCTGCTGGACGGTATGGTCGGCTCGCGAATGCCGATTGCGGTGGCTCATGGTGAAGGTTTCGTTGAAGTGCGTAACGAGGCGCACCTGGCCCGGCTGGAAAATAAAGGTTTAGTGGCGCTGCGGTTTGTCGACAACCTTGGCAACGTCACTCAGCAGTACCCGGCTAACCCGAATGGATCGCCGAACGGCATTACTGCGGTAACCAACGAAAGTGGTCGTGTCACCATTATGATGCCGCACCCGGAACGCGTATTCCGCACCGTCAGCCACTCCTGGCACCCGGCAGAGTGGGGAGAGGACAGCCCGTGGATGCGGATATTCCGTAATGCGCGTAAACAGCTGGGTTAA
- the glnB gene encoding nitrogen regulatory protein P-II, which translates to MKKIDAIIKPFKLDDVREALAEVGITGMTVTEVKGFGRQKGHTELYRGAEYMVDFLPKVKIEIVIANDIVDTCVDTIMRTAQTGKIGDGKIFVYDVARVVRIRTGEEDEEAI; encoded by the coding sequence ATGAAAAAAATTGATGCAATTATCAAGCCGTTCAAACTGGACGATGTGCGTGAAGCGCTGGCGGAAGTCGGCATCACCGGGATGACGGTGACTGAAGTCAAAGGATTTGGTCGCCAGAAAGGGCATACCGAACTTTACCGTGGCGCAGAGTATATGGTCGATTTTCTGCCCAAGGTGAAAATTGAGATCGTCATTGCTAATGACATCGTCGATACCTGTGTGGATACCATCATGCGCACGGCGCAGACCGGAAAGATCGGCGATGGCAAAATTTTCGTCTACGATGTGGCGCGGGTGGTGCGCATTCGTACCGGTGAAGAAGACGAAGAAGCGATTTAA
- the glrR gene encoding two-component system response regulator GlrR produces MNKTSARLLLVDDDPSLLKLLGMRLRSEGFTVDTASSGPEALRVLNRENVDLAISDLRMDEMDGMALFVEIQKLKPGMPVIILTAHGSIPDAVAATRQGVFSFLTKPVDRDALYKAIDEALAYRAPVGDEAWREKIVTRSPQMLRLLEQARMVARSDVSVLIHGQSGTGKEVLAQAIHGVSQRAGKAFIAINCGALPEQLLESELFGHAKGAFTGAVSSREGLFQAAEGGTLFLDEIGDMPQALQVKLLRVLQERKVRPLGSNRDLDINVRIISATHRDLPKAMEKKEFREDLFYRLNVVSLKLPALHERAEDIPLLAYHLLKQSAERHKPFVRSFSAEAMRRLMAASWPGNVRQLVNVIEQCVALTSAPVISEALVEQALVGENTVLPTFVEARNQFEFNYLRKLLQMTKGNVTNAARLAGRNRTEFYKLLSRHELDAADFKG; encoded by the coding sequence ATGAACAAAACATCAGCGCGACTGCTGCTGGTCGATGATGACCCCAGTTTGTTGAAGCTGTTGGGGATGCGACTGCGCAGCGAAGGATTCACCGTCGATACCGCCAGCAGTGGCCCGGAGGCGCTGCGCGTGCTGAACCGCGAAAATGTCGACCTGGCGATCAGCGACCTGCGCATGGATGAAATGGACGGCATGGCGCTGTTTGTCGAAATTCAGAAGCTAAAGCCGGGCATGCCGGTGATTATTCTGACCGCTCACGGTTCCATTCCCGATGCCGTCGCCGCTACCCGCCAGGGCGTATTCAGTTTCCTTACCAAGCCGGTAGACCGCGATGCGCTGTACAAAGCGATAGACGAGGCGCTGGCTTATCGTGCACCGGTCGGTGATGAAGCCTGGCGTGAAAAGATTGTCACCCGCAGCCCGCAGATGCTACGTCTGCTTGAGCAAGCACGAATGGTGGCCCGGTCAGATGTTAGCGTGCTGATCCACGGGCAGAGCGGCACGGGGAAAGAGGTGCTGGCTCAGGCAATTCACGGCGTCAGCCAGCGGGCGGGTAAAGCCTTTATCGCCATTAACTGCGGCGCACTGCCGGAACAATTGCTGGAGTCGGAACTGTTCGGTCATGCCAAAGGAGCCTTTACCGGCGCGGTGAGCAGCCGTGAGGGATTATTCCAGGCCGCCGAAGGTGGCACGCTATTTCTTGACGAAATTGGTGATATGCCGCAGGCGTTGCAGGTAAAACTGCTGCGCGTATTACAGGAGCGGAAAGTGCGCCCGCTGGGCAGCAATCGCGACCTGGATATCAATGTGCGAATTATCTCCGCCACCCATCGCGACTTGCCCAAAGCCATGGAGAAAAAAGAGTTCCGTGAAGACCTGTTCTACCGCCTGAACGTGGTGAGCCTGAAGCTCCCGGCGCTGCATGAACGTGCAGAAGATATCCCGCTGCTGGCGTACCATCTGCTGAAGCAGTCAGCGGAGCGACACAAACCGTTTGTGCGCAGCTTCTCGGCCGAGGCGATGCGGCGCTTGATGGCCGCCAGCTGGCCGGGCAACGTGCGTCAGCTGGTCAATGTCATCGAGCAGTGTGTGGCGCTGACCTCAGCACCGGTCATTAGCGAAGCGCTGGTCGAACAGGCGCTGGTGGGAGAAAATACGGTACTTCCGACCTTTGTCGAAGCGCGCAACCAGTTTGAATTCAATTATTTGCGTAAACTGCTGCAAATGACCAAAGGCAATGTGACCAATGCCGCACGTCTGGCGGGACGCAATCGCACCGAATTTTATAAACTGTTGTCGCGTCATGAGCTGGATGCGGCCGATTTTAAAGGATAA